A genomic stretch from Caballeronia sp. LZ062 includes:
- the sdhC gene encoding succinate dehydrogenase, cytochrome b556 subunit, whose translation MAEAVKKPRPEYRNIGLGQIAKYRLPWAGKVSILHRISGLLLFIALPFLLYLLDQSLTSEISFDSFKGFLAHPIVKIITLVLSWAYLHHFCAGIRFLVLDMHVAVNKEGGRQTAIAVLVVSLVLTLAVALKLFGAF comes from the coding sequence ATGGCTGAAGCCGTAAAAAAACCAAGGCCCGAGTACCGGAACATCGGGCTTGGACAGATCGCGAAGTATCGCTTGCCGTGGGCGGGCAAGGTGTCCATTCTGCATCGCATCAGCGGTCTGTTGCTCTTCATCGCGCTGCCCTTTCTGCTGTATCTGCTCGACCAGAGCCTCACGTCCGAGATCAGCTTCGACTCGTTCAAGGGCTTTCTCGCGCACCCCATCGTCAAGATCATCACGCTCGTGCTGTCGTGGGCGTATCTGCATCACTTCTGCGCGGGTATTCGCTTTCTCGTGCTCGACATGCACGTGGCCGTTAACAAGGAAGGCGGGCGTCAGACCGCCATCGCGGTACTGGTCGTGTCGCTCGTGCTGACGCTTGCCGTCGCGCTGAAACTTTTCGGAGCCTTCTAA
- a CDS encoding GntR family transcriptional regulator: protein MRGMNSNAPNSAGTPSQNGSAQAAEPAGAPSPTFSPLYQQIKALITQGLESGEWKPGEIIPSEVELAARYKVSQGTVRKAIDELAADNLLVRRQGKGTFVATHSEDRVQFRFLRLLPDDGDIHPHVSRLLECRRLRAPAEIARQLDLKPADPVVLIKRLLQFDGVTTVLDEIWLPGAVFRGLTAERLADYKGPLYAMFETEFGTRMIRASEKIRAVAAEEPVAQLLDVQPGFPLLSVERISYTYGDRPVEVRRGWYVTTGYYYQNDLS, encoded by the coding sequence ATGCGCGGCATGAATTCCAACGCGCCAAACTCGGCGGGCACGCCCTCACAGAACGGTAGCGCACAAGCGGCCGAGCCCGCGGGCGCGCCGTCGCCGACGTTCAGCCCGCTGTATCAGCAAATCAAGGCGCTCATCACGCAGGGCCTCGAATCCGGCGAATGGAAGCCGGGCGAGATCATCCCGAGCGAGGTCGAACTGGCCGCACGCTATAAGGTGAGCCAGGGTACGGTCCGCAAGGCCATCGACGAACTGGCCGCCGACAATCTTCTCGTTCGTCGTCAGGGGAAAGGCACGTTCGTTGCGACGCACAGCGAAGATCGCGTGCAATTCCGCTTCCTGCGCCTTCTGCCCGACGATGGCGACATCCATCCACATGTCAGCCGCCTGCTCGAATGCCGACGCCTGCGCGCGCCCGCCGAAATCGCGCGCCAGCTCGATCTCAAGCCCGCCGATCCGGTCGTTCTTATCAAGCGTTTGTTGCAATTCGATGGCGTCACCACCGTTCTGGACGAAATCTGGCTGCCGGGCGCCGTGTTTCGCGGACTGACGGCGGAGCGGCTTGCCGACTATAAAGGCCCGCTTTACGCCATGTTCGAAACCGAATTCGGCACGCGCATGATTCGCGCATCGGAGAAGATCCGCGCAGTCGCGGCTGAGGAGCCGGTTGCGCAATTGCTGGATGTTCAACCGGGTTTTCCGTTGTTGTCGGTCGAGCGGATTTCGTACACCTACGGCGATCGCCCGGTGGAAGTGCGGCGCGGCTGGTATGTGACGACCGGCTATTACTATCAGAACGACTTGAGTTGA
- a CDS encoding succinate dehydrogenase iron-sulfur subunit — protein MAKRIFEVYRYDPDKDAAPRMQSYELDLTHERMLLDALVKLKEVDETLSFRRSCREGVCGSDAMNINGKNGLACLTNLNDLPQRIVLRPLPGLPVVRDLICDFTQFFNQYHSIKPYLINDTPPPEKERLQSPVERDELDGLYECILCASCSTSCPSFWWNPDKFVGPAGLLQAYRFIADSRDQATGERLDNLEDPYRLFRCHTIMNCVDVCPKGLNPTKAIGKIREMLVRRAV, from the coding sequence ATGGCAAAGAGAATTTTTGAGGTCTACCGGTACGATCCGGACAAGGACGCCGCGCCGCGCATGCAGAGCTACGAGCTCGATCTGACGCATGAGCGCATGTTGCTGGATGCGCTGGTGAAGCTGAAAGAAGTCGATGAAACGCTGTCGTTCCGTCGCTCGTGCCGCGAGGGCGTGTGCGGATCGGACGCGATGAACATCAACGGCAAGAACGGGCTCGCGTGTCTGACGAACCTGAACGACTTGCCGCAGCGCATCGTGCTGCGTCCGCTGCCGGGGCTGCCGGTGGTGCGCGATCTGATCTGCGACTTCACGCAGTTCTTCAACCAGTATCACTCAATCAAGCCGTATCTGATCAACGACACGCCGCCGCCGGAGAAGGAGCGTTTGCAGTCGCCGGTCGAGCGTGACGAGCTGGACGGCCTTTACGAGTGCATTCTGTGCGCAAGCTGCTCGACGTCGTGCCCGAGCTTCTGGTGGAATCCGGACAAGTTCGTGGGTCCGGCGGGCTTGTTGCAGGCGTATCGCTTTATCGCCGATAGCCGCGATCAGGCAACCGGCGAGCGGCTCGATAACCTGGAAGACCCGTATCGCCTGTTCCGCTGCCACACCATCATGAACTGCGTCGATGTGTGCCCGAAGGGACTCAACCCGACGAAGGCCATCGGCAAGATCAGGGAAATGTTGGTGCGGCGGGCGGTTTGA
- the gltA gene encoding citrate synthase — protein sequence MTPSDVKATLSFSDNSPSVEMPIYKGTMGPDVIDIRKLYGQTGKFTYDPGFMSTAACNSAITYIDGDKGELLYRGYPIEQLAVNADFLETCYLLLKGELPNAAQNKEFVDTVTRHTMVHEQMHFFFRGFRRDAHPMAVLTAAVGALSAFYHDSLNINDPRHREVSAIRMIAKLPTLVAMAYKFSIGQPFVYPRNELSYSANFMHMMFSNPCEEYKVNDVLVRALDRILILHADHEQNASTSTVRLAGSSGANPFACIAAGIACLWGPAHGGANEAALNMLEEIGSVENIPEFIKQVKDKNSGVKLMGFGHRVYKNYDPRAKLMRETCHEVLNELGLHDDPLFKLAMELEKIALEDEYFVSRKLYPNVDFYSGIVQRALGIPTSMFTCIFAMARTVGWIAQWNEMIADPEQKIGRPRQLFIGQTPRQAKPLNQR from the coding sequence ATGACCCCGTCAGATGTTAAAGCCACGCTATCGTTCAGCGACAACTCGCCGAGCGTCGAAATGCCGATTTACAAGGGCACCATGGGCCCGGACGTGATCGACATCCGCAAGTTGTACGGGCAGACCGGCAAGTTCACGTATGACCCGGGCTTCATGTCGACGGCGGCGTGTAATTCCGCCATCACGTATATCGACGGCGACAAGGGCGAGCTGCTGTATCGCGGCTACCCGATCGAGCAACTGGCTGTGAACGCCGACTTCCTCGAAACCTGCTACCTGCTGCTGAAGGGCGAACTGCCGAACGCCGCGCAGAACAAGGAATTCGTGGACACGGTCACGCGTCACACGATGGTGCACGAGCAGATGCACTTCTTCTTCCGCGGCTTCCGTCGCGATGCGCACCCGATGGCCGTGCTGACGGCCGCAGTCGGCGCGCTGTCGGCGTTCTATCACGATTCGTTGAACATCAACGACCCGCGTCATCGCGAAGTCTCCGCGATCCGCATGATCGCGAAGCTGCCGACGCTTGTCGCGATGGCGTACAAGTTCAGCATCGGCCAGCCGTTCGTGTATCCGCGCAACGAGCTGTCGTACAGCGCGAACTTCATGCACATGATGTTCTCGAACCCGTGCGAAGAGTACAAGGTCAACGACGTGCTCGTGCGCGCGCTCGACCGCATCCTGATTCTGCACGCGGACCACGAGCAGAACGCGTCGACGTCGACGGTGCGTCTCGCGGGCTCGTCGGGCGCGAATCCGTTCGCGTGTATCGCGGCCGGTATCGCGTGTCTGTGGGGCCCGGCGCACGGCGGTGCGAACGAAGCCGCGCTGAACATGCTCGAAGAGATCGGCTCGGTCGAGAATATTCCCGAGTTCATCAAGCAGGTGAAGGACAAGAATTCGGGCGTGAAGCTGATGGGCTTCGGCCACCGCGTCTACAAGAACTACGATCCGCGCGCGAAGCTCATGCGCGAAACGTGCCACGAAGTGCTGAACGAACTGGGCCTGCACGACGACCCGCTGTTCAAGCTCGCGATGGAACTGGAAAAGATCGCGCTGGAAGACGAATACTTCGTGTCGCGCAAGTTGTACCCGAACGTCGATTTCTACTCGGGCATCGTGCAGCGCGCGCTCGGCATTCCGACGTCGATGTTCACCTGCATCTTCGCGATGGCGCGCACCGTCGGCTGGATCGCGCAGTGGAACGAGATGATCGCCGATCCCGAGCAGAAGATCGGCCGTCCGCGTCAGCTGTTCATCGGCCAGACGCCGCGTCAGGCGAAGCCGCTCAATCAGCGGTAA
- the sdhD gene encoding succinate dehydrogenase, hydrophobic membrane anchor protein, whose translation MGTQNRVGPKRLVVGAHYGTGEWLAQRVTAVAVAVYTLLLLVLFFGAHNFSYEGWAGIFAMQWMKLATFVALLSLFYHAWVGMRDIWMDYVKPVGLRLGLLVLTVLWLLGCAGYAAQILWRV comes from the coding sequence ATGGGAACGCAAAACCGGGTCGGCCCGAAGCGCCTCGTCGTGGGCGCGCATTACGGCACAGGCGAATGGCTCGCGCAACGCGTGACCGCCGTCGCCGTGGCGGTGTACACGCTCTTGCTGCTCGTGCTCTTTTTCGGCGCGCATAACTTTTCTTACGAAGGCTGGGCCGGCATCTTCGCGATGCAGTGGATGAAGCTCGCCACCTTCGTCGCCTTGCTCTCGCTCTTCTATCACGCGTGGGTCGGCATGCGCGACATCTGGATGGATTACGTGAAGCCCGTCGGATTGCGCCTGGGTCTGCTGGTGCTGACGGTCCTCTGGCTTCTCGGATGCGCCGGCTACGCTGCACAGATTCTCTGGAGAGTTTAA
- the leuD gene encoding 3-isopropylmalate dehydratase small subunit translates to MEKFTVHSGLVAPLDRENVDTDAIIPKQFLKSIKRTGFGPNAFDEWRYLDVGQPGQDNSKRPLNPDFVLNQPRYQGASILLARQNFGCGSSREHAPWALEQYGFRAIIAPSFADIFYNNCFKNGLLPVVLSEQQVDKLFNETYAFVGFKLTIDLEAQVVRTGDGTEYAFDVPGFRKYCLLNGFDDIGLTLRHADKIKQFEAERLAKQPWLNNRVIG, encoded by the coding sequence ATGGAAAAATTCACCGTGCATAGCGGCCTTGTCGCGCCGCTGGACCGCGAGAACGTCGATACCGACGCGATCATCCCGAAGCAGTTTCTGAAATCGATCAAGCGCACCGGCTTCGGCCCGAACGCGTTCGACGAATGGCGTTATCTCGACGTCGGCCAGCCCGGTCAGGACAACAGCAAACGCCCCCTGAATCCCGATTTCGTGCTGAACCAGCCGCGTTATCAGGGCGCGTCGATTCTGCTCGCGCGCCAGAACTTCGGCTGCGGCAGTTCGCGCGAGCATGCGCCGTGGGCGCTGGAGCAGTACGGTTTCCGCGCGATCATCGCGCCGAGCTTCGCGGACATCTTCTATAACAACTGCTTCAAGAACGGCTTGCTGCCGGTCGTGCTGTCGGAGCAGCAGGTCGACAAGCTCTTCAACGAGACATACGCGTTCGTCGGCTTCAAGCTGACCATCGACCTCGAAGCGCAAGTCGTGCGCACCGGCGACGGCACCGAGTACGCGTTCGACGTGCCCGGCTTTCGCAAGTACTGTCTGCTGAACGGTTTCGACGACATCGGTCTCACGCTGCGCCACGCGGACAAGATCAAGCAGTTCGAAGCGGAGCGGCTCGCGAAGCAGCCGTGGCTGAACAATCGCGTCATCGGATAA
- the sdhA gene encoding succinate dehydrogenase flavoprotein subunit: MAAIKTSLPRRRFDVVIVGAGGSGMRASLQLARAGLSVAVLSKVFPTRSHTVAAQGGIGASLGNMSEDNWHYHFYDTIKGSDWLGDQDAIEFMCREAPNAVYELEHMGMPFDRNPDGTIYQRPFGGHTANYGEKPVQRACAAADRTGHALLHTLYQQNVAAKTHFFVEWMALDLIRDADGDVLGVTALEMETGDVYILEGKTTLFATGGAGRIFAASTNAFINTGDGLGMAARSGIALQDMEFWQFHPTGVAGAGVLITEGVRGEGGILRNSNGDRFMERYAPTLKDLAPRDFVSRSMDQEIKEGRGVGPNKDHVLLDLSHIGAETIMKRLPSIREIALKFANVDCIKEPIPVVPTIHYQMGGIPTNMHGQVVGTAKGYDDPVNGFYAVGECSCVSVHGANRLGTNSLLDLVVFGRAAGNHIIKHAQEMKEHKPLPADAADFAMERLAVLEKSSSGEYTQHIANDIRATMQSHAGVFRTSKLLEEGVGKIAELAERVKHVHLKDKSKVFNTAKVEALELANLIEVARATMVSAEARKESRGAHAHSDYEHRDDENWMRHTLWFSEGNRLDYKPVQMKPLTVESVPPKARTF, encoded by the coding sequence ATGGCTGCAATCAAGACTTCCTTGCCGCGTCGGCGCTTCGACGTGGTGATCGTGGGCGCGGGCGGATCGGGCATGCGCGCGTCGCTGCAGCTCGCGCGCGCGGGCCTGTCCGTCGCGGTGCTCTCCAAGGTGTTTCCGACGCGCTCGCATACGGTGGCCGCGCAAGGCGGCATCGGCGCATCGCTCGGCAACATGAGCGAGGACAACTGGCACTATCACTTTTACGACACGATCAAAGGCTCCGACTGGCTCGGCGATCAGGACGCCATCGAGTTCATGTGCCGCGAAGCGCCGAATGCCGTATATGAACTTGAACACATGGGCATGCCGTTCGACCGCAATCCGGACGGCACCATCTATCAGCGCCCGTTCGGCGGCCATACCGCGAACTACGGCGAGAAGCCCGTGCAACGCGCCTGTGCCGCGGCTGACCGCACCGGCCACGCGCTTTTGCACACGCTGTATCAGCAGAACGTCGCGGCCAAGACGCACTTCTTCGTCGAGTGGATGGCGCTGGACCTGATCCGCGACGCCGACGGCGACGTGCTCGGCGTGACCGCGCTCGAAATGGAAACGGGCGACGTCTACATCCTCGAAGGCAAGACGACGCTGTTCGCCACGGGCGGCGCGGGTCGCATCTTCGCGGCATCGACCAATGCGTTCATCAATACGGGCGATGGCCTCGGCATGGCCGCGCGCTCCGGCATCGCGCTGCAGGACATGGAGTTCTGGCAGTTCCACCCGACGGGCGTGGCGGGCGCGGGCGTGCTGATTACCGAAGGCGTGCGCGGCGAAGGCGGCATTCTGCGCAATTCGAACGGCGACCGCTTCATGGAACGCTACGCGCCGACGCTCAAAGACCTCGCGCCGCGTGACTTCGTTTCGCGTTCGATGGACCAGGAGATCAAGGAAGGCCGCGGCGTCGGTCCGAACAAGGATCACGTGCTGCTGGACCTGTCGCACATCGGCGCCGAGACGATCATGAAGCGTCTGCCGTCGATTCGCGAGATCGCGCTCAAGTTCGCCAACGTGGACTGCATCAAAGAGCCGATTCCCGTGGTGCCCACCATCCACTATCAGATGGGCGGCATTCCGACGAACATGCACGGGCAAGTCGTCGGTACGGCCAAGGGTTATGACGATCCGGTCAACGGTTTCTATGCAGTGGGCGAATGCTCGTGCGTCTCGGTGCACGGCGCGAACCGTCTGGGCACGAACTCGCTGCTGGACCTCGTCGTGTTCGGCCGCGCGGCGGGCAATCACATCATCAAGCACGCGCAGGAGATGAAGGAGCACAAGCCGCTGCCGGCCGATGCCGCCGACTTCGCGATGGAACGTCTCGCGGTGCTCGAGAAGTCGTCTTCGGGCGAATACACGCAGCACATCGCCAACGACATTCGCGCGACGATGCAGTCGCACGCGGGCGTGTTCCGCACCTCGAAGCTCTTGGAAGAGGGCGTGGGCAAGATCGCGGAATTGGCCGAGCGCGTGAAGCACGTGCATCTGAAGGACAAGTCGAAGGTGTTCAACACCGCGAAGGTCGAGGCGCTGGAGCTGGCGAATCTGATCGAAGTGGCGCGCGCGACGATGGTCTCGGCCGAAGCGCGCAAGGAAAGCCGCGGCGCACATGCGCATAGCGACTACGAGCATCGCGATGACGAGAACTGGATGCGTCATACGCTGTGGTTCAGCGAAGGCAATCGCCTCGACTACAAGCCGGTGCAGATGAAGCCGCTGACGGTCGAATCGGTGCCGCCGAAGGCGCGTACCTTCTAA
- the leuB gene encoding 3-isopropylmalate dehydrogenase, with translation MKIAVLPGDGIGPEITAEAVKVLNALGEKFELEEAPVGGAGYEAKGHPLPDETLALAKEADAILFGAVGDWKYDSLERALRPEQAILGLRKHLQLFANFRPAICYPQLTAASSLKAEIVSGLDILIVRELNGDIYFGQPRGVRQAPDGPFEGAREGFDTMRYSEPEVRRIAHVAFQAAQKRQKKLTSVDKANVLETSQLWRDTIIDVAKEYADVELSHMYVDNAAMQLVKAPKAFDVVVTGNMFGDILSDEAAMLTGSIGMLPSASLDKNNKGLYEPSHGSAPDIAGKGVANPLATILSAAMMLRYSLGKTEQADRIENAVKKVLEQGYRTGDIATQDGRTVGTKEMGDAVLAAL, from the coding sequence ATGAAGATTGCAGTGCTCCCCGGCGACGGGATCGGCCCGGAAATCACGGCTGAAGCGGTCAAGGTGCTGAACGCGCTCGGCGAAAAGTTCGAGCTGGAAGAGGCGCCTGTCGGCGGCGCGGGTTACGAGGCGAAGGGTCATCCGCTGCCCGACGAGACGCTCGCGCTCGCCAAGGAAGCCGACGCGATTCTCTTCGGCGCGGTCGGCGACTGGAAGTACGACTCGCTCGAGCGCGCGCTGCGCCCGGAACAAGCCATTCTCGGCCTGCGCAAGCATCTGCAACTTTTCGCGAACTTCCGTCCGGCGATCTGCTATCCGCAACTGACGGCCGCTTCGTCGCTGAAGGCGGAAATCGTGTCGGGGCTCGACATCCTGATCGTGCGCGAGCTGAACGGCGATATTTACTTCGGCCAGCCGCGCGGCGTGCGGCAAGCGCCGGACGGCCCGTTCGAAGGCGCGCGCGAAGGTTTCGACACGATGCGCTATTCGGAGCCCGAGGTGCGCCGTATCGCGCACGTCGCGTTTCAGGCTGCGCAAAAGCGCCAGAAGAAGCTGACGAGCGTGGACAAGGCCAACGTGCTGGAAACGTCGCAACTGTGGCGCGACACGATTATCGACGTCGCGAAGGAATACGCGGACGTGGAGCTGTCGCACATGTATGTGGACAACGCGGCGATGCAGCTCGTCAAGGCGCCGAAGGCATTCGACGTGGTCGTGACCGGCAATATGTTCGGCGACATTCTGTCCGACGAGGCCGCGATGCTGACCGGCTCCATCGGCATGCTGCCGTCGGCGTCGCTCGACAAGAACAACAAGGGTCTGTACGAGCCGTCGCACGGTTCCGCGCCGGACATCGCGGGCAAGGGGGTGGCCAATCCGCTCGCGACTATTCTGTCCGCCGCGATGATGCTGCGCTATTCGCTCGGCAAGACGGAACAGGCGGATCGCATCGAAAACGCGGTGAAGAAGGTGCTGGAGCAAGGCTACCGCACGGGCGATATCGCGACGCAGGACGGACGGACCGTCGGCACGAAGGAAATGGGCGACGCGGTGCTCGCGGCGCTGTAG
- the leuC gene encoding 3-isopropylmalate dehydratase large subunit, with the protein MSQTLYDKLWNSHVIHTEEDGTSILYIDRHLLHEVTSPQAFEGLKLHQRPVWRISANLAVSDHNVPTTDRSQGIADPVSKLQVDTLDANCDEFGITQFKMNDLRQGIVHIIGPEQGATLPGMTIVCGDSHTSTHGAFGALAHGIGTSEVEHVLATQTLLQKKSKNMLVKVEGPLPRGCTGKDIALAVIGKIGTAGGTGYAVEFGGSTIRALSMEGRMTVCNMAIEAGARAGMVAVDDTTINYLKDRPYSPQGVEWNQAVEYWRTLKSDPDAHFDRVVEINAAEIVPQVTWGTSPEMVTSIDGRVPDPEREKDPVKRDAMERALQYMALQPNTPIESIKPDKIFIGSCTNARIEDLRAAAFVVKSLGKRVASNIRTAMVVPGSGLVKAQAEREGLDKIFTNAGFEWREPGCSMCLAMNADRLEPGERCASTSNRNFEGRQGAGGRTHLVSPAMAAAAAIEGHFVDVRKLA; encoded by the coding sequence ATGTCCCAGACTCTCTACGACAAGTTGTGGAACTCGCACGTCATCCACACGGAAGAGGACGGCACCTCGATCCTCTACATCGACCGTCATCTGCTGCATGAAGTGACGAGCCCGCAAGCCTTCGAAGGGCTGAAGCTGCATCAGCGTCCCGTCTGGCGCATTAGCGCGAATCTGGCCGTGTCCGATCACAACGTGCCGACCACCGACCGCTCGCAAGGCATCGCTGATCCGGTGTCGAAGTTGCAAGTCGACACGCTCGACGCCAATTGCGACGAGTTCGGCATCACGCAGTTCAAGATGAACGACTTGCGTCAGGGCATCGTGCATATCATCGGGCCGGAGCAGGGCGCGACCTTGCCGGGCATGACCATCGTCTGCGGCGACTCGCACACGTCCACGCACGGCGCGTTCGGCGCCCTCGCGCATGGCATTGGCACGTCGGAAGTCGAGCACGTGCTCGCCACGCAAACGCTGCTGCAAAAGAAGAGCAAGAACATGCTCGTCAAGGTGGAAGGTCCGCTGCCGCGTGGTTGCACCGGCAAGGACATCGCGCTCGCGGTCATCGGCAAGATCGGCACGGCGGGCGGCACGGGCTACGCGGTCGAATTCGGCGGGTCCACCATTCGTGCGCTCAGCATGGAAGGCCGCATGACCGTCTGCAACATGGCGATCGAAGCGGGGGCGCGCGCGGGCATGGTCGCCGTCGATGACACAACCATCAACTATCTCAAGGATCGTCCGTATTCGCCGCAGGGCGTCGAGTGGAATCAGGCAGTCGAGTATTGGCGCACGCTCAAGTCGGACCCGGACGCGCACTTCGATCGCGTCGTGGAGATCAACGCCGCCGAGATCGTGCCGCAAGTGACGTGGGGCACGTCGCCTGAAATGGTGACTTCCATCGACGGCCGCGTGCCCGATCCCGAGCGCGAGAAAGACCCGGTCAAGCGCGACGCCATGGAGCGCGCGCTGCAGTACATGGCGTTGCAGCCGAACACGCCGATCGAATCGATCAAGCCGGACAAGATTTTTATCGGCTCGTGCACGAACGCGCGTATCGAAGACCTGCGCGCGGCCGCCTTCGTGGTGAAGTCGCTCGGCAAGCGCGTGGCGTCGAACATCCGCACGGCGATGGTCGTGCCGGGCTCGGGTCTCGTGAAGGCGCAGGCCGAGCGCGAAGGGCTCGACAAGATCTTCACCAACGCCGGTTTCGAGTGGCGTGAGCCGGGCTGTTCCATGTGTCTCGCGATGAACGCCGACCGTCTGGAGCCGGGCGAACGCTGCGCATCGACGTCGAATCGCAATTTCGAAGGACGTCAGGGCGCGGGCGGGCGCACGCATCTAGTCAGCCCGGCAATGGCTGCTGCGGCGGCCATCGAAGGGCACTTCGTCGACGTGCGCAAGCTCGCGTAA
- a CDS encoding succinate dehydrogenase assembly factor 2 has product MVDKQDDSHQSDPLRRARLRWRARRGLLENDLIFERFFSRYEHDLSDADVAALTRLLELSDNELMDLLLARTEPEGDLATPDVMRLLQWLRSV; this is encoded by the coding sequence ATGGTCGACAAGCAAGACGACTCGCATCAGTCCGACCCTCTTCGCCGTGCGCGTCTTCGCTGGCGCGCGCGGCGCGGCTTGCTGGAAAACGATCTGATCTTCGAGCGTTTTTTCAGCCGATATGAGCATGACCTCAGTGACGCCGACGTGGCCGCTTTGACCCGCCTGCTCGAGCTGAGCGACAACGAACTGATGGACCTGCTGCTCGCGCGCACGGAACCGGAAGGCGATCTCGCCACGCCGGACGTCATGCGCCTGCTGCAGTGGCTGCGTTCAGTGTGA
- a CDS encoding type II toxin-antitoxin system VapB family antitoxin, whose translation MRTTIALDDDLLAKAQAYTGLTEKSALVREALKALVQREAARRLATLGGSQPGIEGAPRRRQGKE comes from the coding sequence ATGCGTACGACTATCGCACTGGACGATGACTTGCTGGCAAAAGCTCAGGCTTATACAGGTCTGACGGAAAAATCCGCGCTCGTGCGTGAGGCACTGAAGGCGCTCGTGCAACGCGAGGCGGCTCGGCGACTCGCGACTCTTGGCGGCAGTCAGCCGGGCATTGAAGGTGCTCCCCGTCGTCGCCAGGGGAAAGAATGA
- a CDS encoding type II toxin-antitoxin system VapC family toxin: MILVDTSVWIDHFNASEPLLVNLLGEERVLAHPFVIAEIALGSLRDRNGVLGALNDLPVALVATPEEVSFLIERQRLFNRGIGYVDTSLLASAQLRPGVKIWTRDKRLHKVAEELGVNAVLEH, from the coding sequence ATGATTCTCGTCGACACCTCAGTGTGGATCGACCACTTCAACGCATCAGAACCTCTGCTCGTAAACCTGCTCGGCGAGGAGCGCGTGCTTGCTCACCCGTTCGTCATCGCGGAGATCGCGCTCGGCAGCCTGCGCGATCGGAACGGCGTTCTAGGCGCGCTAAATGACCTGCCGGTTGCGCTTGTCGCGACCCCCGAAGAAGTGTCCTTTCTCATTGAGCGGCAACGGCTCTTCAATCGGGGGATCGGATATGTCGATACGTCGCTCTTGGCGTCCGCTCAATTGCGGCCGGGCGTAAAGATCTGGACGCGCGATAAGCGCTTGCACAAAGTCGCGGAAGAGCTCGGCGTCAATGCAGTGCTTGAACATTGA